In one Streptomyces venezuelae genomic region, the following are encoded:
- a CDS encoding phospholipase D-like domain-containing protein: MAASPDPAKWFLQFAPHGAGRPWADGTEMASRAQPPQGQPTYLPWDSGCRVTTYTSGFDAMNAMRDALVAVIAEAKQQQGPAKGRVYISDWRMNGLRDLSTDNAWGIGPWHQFLAGTQAARDQTVIGLLLQLVQAGVMVRVLLWQPLHVSQYCPADLHAHVLDHHYAARIVADQTKGPTPLPDGEPLGVVALDLRTADRLTASHHQKTMVIRSGATHLAFVGGVDFGFTRRDAVAPGTSEAGDWQAGAGMPDPQRGWPRQAGVGYPKPDEVKPPERAVPSSDLPTAVYSDSDPTAVGHRQRWHDQHLKIEGPAVATLEHQFGERWRDSGRVFDLSQDGNWSGQQVIFSTSHAIQQPDGIRPLPIPRPPPDLQGAASLVQMWRTIPLRRYRVGPPFERGEFTVMAGIAHAVQQATELIWIFDQYLWSEAFARLLNQRLRAVGSLRVIIVLPPHADVLTDTAHEARFRALTLLTASGMQDRVAVFNPWNVVSASGNAPANRGIYVHAKAHTYDGALLVCGSANLNRRSFLCDTELCCAVLDPAVVLAHQKALWQRLFTNEPWPPLTDL; encoded by the coding sequence ATGGCGGCATCGCCTGATCCCGCGAAGTGGTTTCTGCAGTTCGCGCCGCACGGCGCGGGGCGGCCCTGGGCGGACGGCACCGAGATGGCCAGCCGTGCGCAGCCGCCGCAGGGGCAGCCCACGTATCTCCCGTGGGACTCAGGGTGCCGAGTGACGACGTACACCAGCGGGTTCGACGCGATGAACGCCATGCGCGACGCGTTGGTCGCCGTCATAGCCGAGGCCAAGCAGCAGCAGGGGCCGGCCAAGGGGCGTGTGTACATCAGCGACTGGCGGATGAACGGCCTGCGCGACCTGTCCACCGACAACGCCTGGGGGATCGGCCCGTGGCACCAGTTCCTCGCCGGGACGCAGGCCGCCCGCGATCAGACGGTCATCGGTCTCCTGCTGCAGCTCGTCCAGGCGGGCGTGATGGTCCGCGTCCTGCTGTGGCAGCCGTTGCACGTCAGCCAGTATTGCCCGGCAGACCTGCACGCCCATGTGCTCGACCACCATTACGCGGCCCGCATCGTGGCGGACCAGACCAAGGGACCGACTCCGCTGCCGGACGGCGAGCCGCTGGGTGTGGTCGCCCTCGACCTGCGTACCGCGGACCGGCTCACCGCGTCGCACCATCAGAAGACGATGGTCATCCGCAGCGGTGCCACCCATCTGGCCTTCGTCGGCGGGGTCGACTTCGGCTTCACCCGACGGGACGCCGTCGCGCCGGGCACCTCCGAAGCGGGCGACTGGCAGGCGGGCGCCGGCATGCCCGATCCGCAGCGCGGCTGGCCCCGGCAGGCGGGCGTCGGCTACCCGAAGCCCGACGAGGTGAAGCCGCCTGAGCGCGCCGTCCCCAGTTCGGACCTGCCCACGGCGGTGTACAGCGACTCGGATCCCACCGCGGTCGGACACCGTCAGCGCTGGCACGACCAGCACCTGAAGATCGAAGGACCCGCGGTCGCGACCCTGGAGCACCAGTTCGGGGAGCGCTGGCGTGACTCGGGCCGTGTCTTCGACCTGAGCCAGGACGGGAACTGGTCCGGCCAGCAGGTGATCTTCAGTACGAGCCACGCCATTCAGCAGCCCGACGGCATCAGGCCACTGCCGATCCCACGGCCACCGCCGGACCTCCAGGGGGCGGCCTCCCTCGTCCAGATGTGGCGCACGATTCCGCTGCGCCGCTATCGGGTCGGACCGCCCTTCGAGCGCGGCGAGTTCACGGTCATGGCGGGTATCGCCCACGCGGTGCAGCAGGCCACCGAACTCATCTGGATCTTCGATCAGTACCTGTGGAGCGAGGCCTTCGCCCGCCTGCTCAACCAGCGGCTGCGTGCCGTCGGCAGCCTGCGGGTGATCATTGTCCTGCCGCCGCATGCCGACGTCCTCACCGATACCGCCCACGAGGCTCGCTTTCGCGCGCTCACCCTGCTCACCGCCTCGGGCATGCAGGACCGGGTCGCCGTGTTCAACCCGTGGAACGTCGTGTCGGCGTCCGGGAACGCACCGGCCAATCGCGGCATCTACGTGCATGCCAAGGCCCACACGTACGACGGGGCGCTCCTGGTGTGCGGCTCGGCGAACCTGAACCGGCGCTCTTTCCTGTGCGACACCGAACTGTGCTGCGCGGTGCTCGACCCCGCCGTCGTCCTCGCCCACCAAAAGGCCCTGTGGCAAAGGCTGTTCACGAACGAGCCATGGCCCCCGTTGACGGACCTCTAG
- a CDS encoding helix-turn-helix domain-containing protein, with amino-acid sequence MRARIVEWSWSGLRVPAIAAELDCSQRTVRCWLHRFNRSGLPGLDDLGGQGRKRRITEEERSRIIALVKGVPPGRLRWEPVGELWAFDEEGPSEWTLDSLAAGARAEGIEVGRSQVRRILLAEGVRWRRTRSWTRSKDPDFVPKGQGSSASTPTRPTVRR; translated from the coding sequence ATGCGGGCCCGGATCGTCGAGTGGAGCTGGTCGGGGCTGCGGGTGCCGGCGATCGCTGCGGAACTGGACTGCAGTCAGAGGACGGTCCGCTGCTGGCTGCATCGCTTCAATCGCTCGGGCCTGCCGGGGCTGGATGATCTGGGTGGGCAGGGCCGCAAACGACGGATCACCGAGGAGGAACGTTCTCGCATTATCGCCCTGGTCAAGGGCGTGCCGCCGGGGCGGCTGCGGTGGGAGCCGGTCGGGGAACTGTGGGCTTTCGACGAAGAGGGCCCATCGGAGTGGACCCTGGATTCCCTGGCCGCGGGGGCGCGTGCCGAAGGGATCGAGGTGGGCCGCTCGCAGGTCAGACGCATCCTGCTCGCCGAGGGTGTGCGCTGGCGCCGCACCCGGTCCTGGACACGTTCGAAGGACCCGGACTTCGTCCCAAAAGGACAAGGGTCATCGGCCTCTACACCCACCCGCCCGACGGTGCGACGGTGA
- a CDS encoding transposase, which translates to MICADELGPVIPRTFPPAPGWSPDGHRIKAELDYSRGPEKTWIYGGLRPADGQAVTMTASSRNSVFYQQFLQLLEDANPDGDIWIVTDNLSSHNSVSTRNWLEDHPRIHHAFIPVGACWLNLQEGWWRIFRKAALAGQSFANRHDIDHATNLATGQLNNHAAPWIWGRPTPPTRLPRRRYVYTV; encoded by the coding sequence GTGATCTGCGCCGACGAACTGGGGCCGGTGATCCCGCGTACCTTCCCGCCCGCGCCCGGCTGGTCACCGGACGGGCACCGGATCAAAGCGGAACTCGACTACAGCCGCGGACCGGAGAAGACCTGGATCTACGGCGGTCTGCGGCCGGCCGATGGCCAGGCAGTCACCATGACCGCCTCCTCCCGCAACAGCGTGTTCTATCAGCAGTTCCTGCAACTGCTCGAGGACGCCAATCCGGACGGGGATATCTGGATCGTCACCGACAACCTGTCCAGTCACAACAGCGTGTCCACCCGGAACTGGCTCGAAGACCACCCCCGCATCCACCACGCCTTCATCCCGGTAGGAGCGTGCTGGCTCAACCTGCAAGAAGGCTGGTGGCGCATCTTCCGCAAAGCCGCGCTCGCCGGCCAGTCATTCGCCAACCGCCACGACATCGACCACGCCACCAACCTGGCAACCGGCCAGCTCAACAACCATGCTGCTCCCTGGATCTGGGGCAGACCCACACCACCAACCCGCCTGCCCCGGCGCCGATATGTGTACACCGTTTGA
- a CDS encoding protein NO VEIN domain-containing protein — protein sequence MKLVIGLAGEKIVGAWLHRHLGVPEQESWRSSLRSHVYPDRVGDDRLGYDFRVGTPERTLYFEAKASAGADGEIQLDESEVERARTLKPDETYIVVYVSHVLDGARRRVTPLPNGAPGLAGYRLVGNALRLRFTLPR from the coding sequence ATGAAACTGGTCATCGGGCTGGCCGGAGAGAAAATCGTCGGCGCGTGGCTGCACCGCCATCTTGGTGTGCCGGAGCAGGAGTCGTGGCGTTCCAGCCTGCGTTCGCACGTCTACCCGGACAGAGTCGGGGACGACCGGCTCGGCTACGACTTCCGGGTCGGCACCCCGGAGCGGACTCTGTACTTCGAGGCGAAGGCATCCGCGGGAGCCGACGGGGAGATTCAGTTGGACGAGTCCGAGGTCGAGCGCGCACGCACCCTCAAACCCGATGAGACGTACATCGTCGTGTACGTCTCGCATGTGTTGGACGGTGCCCGTCGCCGCGTCACGCCCTTGCCCAACGGGGCGCCTGGGCTTGCCGGGTATCGCCTGGTGGGGAATGCGTTGCGGCTGCGGTTCACATTGCCCAGGTAG